A region from the Corylus avellana chromosome ca7, CavTom2PMs-1.0 genome encodes:
- the LOC132187436 gene encoding pentatricopeptide repeat-containing protein At2g45350, chloroplastic has translation MVLCVNSYQPWNSTLPTLILLPKCRTLNDVNQIHARLITTGFIKNTSLTTKVILNFISSPQQHLIEFARYIFFTRHAFRIRREQEDPFLWNALIKSYSHGCEPKRALALFCLMLENGICVDKFTFSLVLKACSRVGLVEEGMQVHGLLKKMEIGLDVFLQNCVIGWYLRCGFVEFARQLFDRMPKRDSVSYNSMIGGYVKCGMIQSARDLFDCMPVEERNLISWNSMISGYAQSKDGLNVAWDLFAKLPARDLVSWNTMIDGCVKHGKMEDAYHLFNQMPKQDVVSWANMIYGYAKLGSIDVARSLFDGMPERDVVAYNALMAGYVQNGYCMEAVKVFHDMKSKSGMSPDNATLLIVLSAIAQLGHIERGISVHHYLEANGFSLSGKLGVALIDMYSKCGSIGNAMSVFEDVEQKSVDHWNAMIGGLAIHGLGELAFDLLMEMEKLCVKPDDITFIGVLNACGHAGLVKEGLMCFELMRRVHKVEPKLQHYGCMVDIFGRAGLIEEARTLIEEMPIEPNDVIWRTLLSACKNQENFNIGRPVADHLMMLDFCNPSSYVLLSNMYARLGMWNDVSRVRMMLKERNLKKNPGCSWIELEGTVHEFFVQDKSHPQVTEIYSMLNSLWIPNSEHTYCTSKLLNATL, from the coding sequence ATGGTTCTCTGTGTAAACTCGTATCAGCCATGGAACTCAACCCTCCCAACACTCATTCTCCTCCCAAAATGCAGAACTTTAAACGACGTAAATCAAATCCATGCGAGACTTATAACAACTGGGTTTATCAAGAACACCTCTCTCACCACCAAAGTCATCCTCAATTTCATTTCTTCACCTCAGCAGCATCTCATTGAATTCGCTCGCTACATCTTCTTCACGCGGCACGCTTTTCGGATTCGTCGAGAACAAGAGGACCCTTTTCTTTGGAATGCTCTTATAAAGTCGTATTCTCATGGGTGTGAACCAAAACGAGCTTtggctttgttttgtttgatgcTTGAGAATGGGATTTGTGTGGACAAGTTTACTTTCTCTTTGGTATTGAAAGCGTGTTCCCGGGTGGGTTTGGTGGAGGAAGGAATGCAGGTTCATGGGCTGTTGAAGAAAATGGAGATTGGCTTGGATGTGTTTTTGCAGAATTGTGTGATTGGATGGTATTTGAGATGTGGGTTTGTTGAATTTGCTAGGCAACTGTTTGATAGAATGCCAAAGCGGGACTCGGTTTCGTATAATTCGATGATTGGTGGGTATGTTAAGTGTGGGATGATTCAATCCGCACGCGATTTGTTTGATTGTATGCCAGTGGAGGAGAGGAATTTGATTTCGTGGAATTCAATGATTAGTGGTTATGCACAATCTAAAGATGGGCTTAATGTTGCATGGGATTTGTTTGCGAAATTGCCTGCTAGAGATTTGGTCTCTTGGAACACAATGATTGATGGGTGTGTAAAGCATGGCAAGATGGAAGATGCCTATCATTTGTTCAATCAGATGCCGAAACAGGACGTGGTTAGTTGGGCAAATATGATATATGGGTATGCAAAATTAGGTAGTATTGATGTAGCTAGAAGTTTATTTGATGGAATGCCAGAAAGAGATGTTGTTGCTTATAATGCTCTGATGGCTGGCTATGTTCAAAATGGTTATTGCATGGAAGCTGTAAAAGTTTTTCATGATATGAAAAGTAAGAGCGGAATGTCACCTGATAATGCCACTTTGTTGATTGTTCTTTCTGCAATTGCCCAATTAGGACACATTGAAAGAGGTATTTCTGTACATCACTATCTAGAGGCAAACGGGTTCTCTTTGAGCGGAAAACTTGGGGTTGCCCTCATTGATATGTATTCTAAATGTGGCAGCATAGGGAATGCTATGTCAGTTTTTGAGGATGTTGAACAAAAAAGCGTTGATCATTGGAATGCTATGATTGGTGGATTGGCCATTCATGGCTTGGGTGAATTGGCTTTTGATTTGCTCATGGAGATGGAGAAGCTTTGTGTCAAACCTGATGATATTACATTCATTGGGGTGTTAAATGCTTGTGGCCACGCCGGCTTGGTGAAGGAAGGTCTGATGTGTTTTGAGCTTATGAGAAGAGTTCACAAGGTGGAACCAAAGTTGCAACATTATGGATGCATGGTTGACATTTTTGGCCGCGCTGGGCTTATAGAAGAAGCCAGGACATTAATAGAGGAAATGCCCATCGAGCCAAATGATGTGATTTGGAGGACGTTGCTTAGTGCTTGCAAAAATCAAGAGAACTTCAATATTGGAAGGCCTGTAGCTGACCATCTAATGATGTTGGATTTTTGTAATCCAAGTTCTTATGTGCTTCTGTCTAACATGTATGCTCGTCTAGGTATGTGGAACGATGTTAGCAGAGTTAGGATGATGCTGAAGGAAagaaacctaaagaaaaatcCTGGTTGCAGTTGGATTGAACTCGAGGGAACTGTCCATGAGTTTTTTGTTCAAGATAAGTCCCACCCTCAAGTTACAGAGATCTATTCAATGTTAAATAGTTTGTGGATTCCCAATTCAGAGCACACCTATTGTACAAGTAAATTGCTGAATGCAACTCTGTAA
- the LOC132187290 gene encoding protein NSP-INTERACTING KINASE 2, whose product MLPSLTLLFSLLLLFLPSPSISSLAELPTLMAIKASLDPKNQFLASWSPAADPCGGSFEGVACNEQGLVANISLQGKGLSGTLPAALAELKSLTGLYLHFNALNGKIPKEIARLTQLSDLYLNVNNLSAEIPPQIGHMPNLQVLQLCYNKLTGSIPTQLGKLKRLSVLALQYNQLTGAIPASLGDLPMLRRLDLSFNYFFGSIPVWLVNAPMLEVLDIQNNSLSGMVPSDLKRLKGGFLYKNNPGLCGDGFSDLSVCKAAYDINPNRPEPFEPGNFSSKTLPESAPLNSDCGKTQCSKPSKSSKIGVVFGVIGVLIASAVVGLFMFAFYRRQKQKIGNSFDASDSRLSTDQVKEVYRKSASPLISLEYSNGWDPIAKGRSGVSQEVLESLMFNLENVERATQCFSEVNLLGKSNFSAIYKGILRDGSAVAIKCISKTSCKSDEVEFLKGLKILTSLKHENLVRLRGFCCSKGRGECFLIYEFVQSGSLLEYLDVKSASGKVLEWSARVSIINGIAKGIGYLHGSTGNKPAIFHQNISAEKVLVDIWYNPLLLDSGLHKLLADDIVYSTLKASAAMGYLAPEYTTTGRFTEKSDVYAFGMIIFQILAGKRIINQLTRHAAESCRFEDFVDANLEGNFSESEAAKLGRIALLCTHESPSQRPSMENVIQELSGLVNSS is encoded by the exons ATGCTTCCTTCTCTCACCctcctcttctctctcctcctcctctttttACCCTCTCCGTCCATATCCTCACTCGCCGAGCTTCCCACTCTGATGGCCATCAAGGCCTCTCTGGACCCAAAAAATCAGTTCTTGGCCTCATGGTCCCCAGCCGCAGACCCATGCGGCGGCTCCTTCGAAGGCGTCGCCTGCAACGAGCAAGGCCTTGTCGCCAATATCTCTCTGCAAGGGAAGGGGCTCTCTGGTACATTACCTGCGGCCTTGGCTGAGCTTAAGAGCTTGACTGGCTTGTACTTGCACTTCAATGCTCTCAACGGAAAAATCCCAAAGGAGATTGCTCGGCTGACCCAGCTCAGTGATTTGTATCTCAATGTCAATAATCTCTCTGCCGAGATTCCTCCACAGATTGGCCACATGCCTAATCTTCAAG TTTTGCAGCTGTGCTACAATAAGTTGACTGGCAGCATACCAACACAACTAGGAAAATTGAAGAGGCTTAGTGTTCTTGCTTTGCAATACAATCAATTGACTGGTGCAATTCCTGCAAGTTTGGGTGATTTGCCGATGTTAAGGAGGTTGGATTTGAgctttaattacttttttggCTCTATTCCAGTATGGTTGGTTAATGCTCCCATGCTAGAGGTTCTTGACATACAAAACAACTCTCTCTCAGGCATGGTCCCTTCAG ATTTGAAGAGACTGAAAGGTGGATTTCTGTACAAGAACAATCCAGGATTATGTGGAGATGGGTTTTCTGACTTAAGTGTTTGCAAGGCTGCTTATGACATAAACCCAAACAGACCAGAACCATTTGAACCAGGAAATTTTTCTTCGAAAACTCTGCCGGAATCAGCACCCTTAAATTCTGATTGCGGCAAAACCCAGTGTTCAAAACCATCCAAATCCTCAAAAATTGGTGTAGTTTTTGGGGTGATTGGGGTTCTTATTGCTTCGGCTGTTGTTGGACTTTTCATGTTTGCATTTTACCGTcgacaaaaacagaaaattggaAATTCCTTCGACGCCTCAGATAGTCGACTTAGTACTGACCAGGTGAAGGAAGTTTACAGGAAGAGTGCATCTCCTCTCATCAGTCTTGAGTATTCTAATGGATGGGACCCAATTGCTAAAGGTCGAAGCGGGGTCTCTCAGGAAGTTCTTGAAAGCCTTATGTTCAATTTAGAGAATGTGGAGCGTGCAACTCAGTGCTTCTCAGAGGTGAATTTGTTGGGGAAGAGCAATTTCTCTGCTATCTACAAGGGGATCCTCAGAGATGGGTCTGCTGTTGCAATAAAATGCATTTCCAAGACGAGTTGCAAGTCTGATGAAGTTGAGTTCTTGAAGGGGTTGAAGATACTGACCTCACTGAAACATGAAAATCTTGTTAGGTTGAGAGGCTTTTGTTGTTCAAAAGGCAGGGGAGAGTGTTTTCTTATCTATGAGTTTGTCCAAAGCGGAAGCCTGTTGGAGTATCTTGATGTTAAGAGTGCCAGTGGGAAGGTTCTTGAATGGTCTGCCAGAGTATCTATCATCAATGGCATTGCCAAAG GCATTGGGTACTTGCATGGAAGTACTGGAAACAAACCTGCTATATTTCACCAGAATATATCGGCTGAGAAAGTGCTTGTTGACATATGGTATAATCCCTTGCTCTTAGATTCAGGCTTGCACAAACTCCTTGCAGATGACATTGTCTACTCCACACTCAAAGCCAGTGCAGCGATGGGATACCTGGCTCCAGAATACACAACAACAGGCCGCTTCACTGAAAAGAGTGATGTGTATGCATTTGGTATGATTATATTTCAAATCCTTGCCGGAAAGCGAATAATCAACCAGTTGACTCGCCACGCAGCCGAGTCCTGCAGATTTGAGGATTTTGTTGATGCAAACCTCGAGGGGAACTTCTCAGAGTCAGAAGCAGCTAAACTCGGAAGAATCGCTCTGCTGTGCACCCATGAATCTCCCAGCCAACGGCCTTCCATGGAAAATGTGATTCAAGAACTAAGTGGACTTGTTAACAGTTCTTGA